Proteins found in one Actinokineospora alba genomic segment:
- a CDS encoding DUF1906 domain-containing protein, with the protein MQILDYSAGYPAATAIKQAGYGGVIRYLRKEGASRVRPITAGELADMRRHGLAVALVYQAVSTSRILEGRAAGAHDARWALGQAAAIGVAQPRAIYFAADRDILPGQLPAVRAYLDGAASVLGKHRVGIYGEASVIDAAVPGHAAYGWQTAAWSGGHRSRAAHLYQRIGQPVVGGVACDVNDVLKPDFGQLDHQEDDMAALDENIPVHGQDRTTNLRTEVSYLPLNFARLMAADSRIEAKLDALAGALSDDEANLIAAIRSGQGITPEQHAEILRVQLPAAVLAALLELTKGSDEQKSA; encoded by the coding sequence ATGCAGATCCTCGACTACTCGGCGGGCTATCCGGCCGCGACGGCGATCAAGCAGGCGGGCTACGGCGGTGTCATCCGCTACCTGCGCAAGGAGGGCGCCTCGCGGGTACGGCCGATCACCGCGGGGGAACTAGCCGACATGCGCAGGCACGGGCTCGCCGTCGCGCTGGTCTACCAGGCGGTGTCGACCAGCCGCATTCTGGAAGGCCGGGCGGCGGGTGCGCACGACGCACGGTGGGCGCTCGGCCAGGCCGCGGCGATCGGTGTCGCGCAGCCGCGGGCGATCTACTTCGCCGCCGACCGCGACATCCTGCCCGGGCAGCTCCCCGCCGTGCGCGCCTATCTCGACGGCGCCGCTTCCGTGCTGGGCAAACACCGGGTCGGCATCTACGGCGAGGCCAGTGTGATCGACGCCGCCGTCCCTGGCCACGCCGCGTACGGCTGGCAGACAGCGGCGTGGTCCGGCGGCCACCGCAGTCGGGCGGCGCATCTCTACCAGCGGATCGGTCAACCCGTCGTGGGCGGTGTCGCCTGCGATGTCAACGACGTGCTCAAACCCGACTTCGGGCAACTCGACCACCAGGAGGACGACATGGCAGCCCTCGACGAGAACATCCCTGTCCACGGCCAGGACCGGACGACGAACCTGCGCACCGAGGTGTCCTACCTGCCGTTGAACTTCGCCCGGCTGATGGCGGCGGACAGCCGTATCGAGGCGAAGCTCGACGCGCTCGCGGGCGCGCTCAGCGACGACGAGGCGAACCTCATCGCCGCGATCCGCAGTGGCCAGGGCATCACCCCGGAGCAGCACGCGGAGATCCTGCGCGTGCAGCTGCCCGCCGCGGTGCTCGCGGCGTTGCTCGAGCTCACCAAGGGTTCGGACGAACAGAAATCCGCCTGA
- a CDS encoding roadblock/LC7 domain-containing protein has product MTVATTNPQTFGWLLATFVRNTHGVLDAVAVSSDGLLLALSPGLDRADGDHLAAVVSGLSSLSRSASHRYDLGGLKLMMIEMNRGFLLVSAISGGCCLGVFAGDDADIGVVGYEIALLAERFGAALSPALISELREVLPR; this is encoded by the coding sequence ATGACTGTCGCCACAACGAATCCGCAGACCTTCGGCTGGCTGCTGGCCACGTTCGTCCGCAACACCCACGGCGTGCTCGACGCCGTCGCGGTGTCCTCCGACGGCCTGCTGCTCGCCCTGTCCCCCGGCCTGGACCGCGCCGACGGCGACCACCTCGCCGCCGTCGTCTCCGGGCTCTCCAGCCTGAGCCGCAGCGCGTCGCACCGCTACGACCTCGGTGGCCTGAAGCTGATGATGATCGAGATGAACCGCGGCTTCCTGCTTGTCTCGGCCATCTCCGGCGGCTGCTGCCTCGGTGTGTTCGCGGGCGACGACGCCGACATCGGGGTCGTCGGCTACGAGATCGCCCTGCTGGCCGAGCGGTTCGGCGCCGCGCTCAGCCCGGCGCTGATCAGCGAACTGCGAGAGGTGCTCCCACGATGA
- a CDS encoding NUDIX hydrolase — translation MPRGIVALVFRCTPGEGSARAADEAHEVRWLTRDEVRNLMSPAFAIRVLDAFEPYPSVRAHDGFDLISA, via the coding sequence ATGCCGCGCGGCATCGTCGCCCTCGTCTTCCGTTGCACACCAGGCGAAGGCTCCGCCCGTGCGGCGGATGAAGCCCATGAGGTCCGTTGGCTCACCCGCGACGAAGTACGCAACCTGATGTCCCCAGCATTCGCGATCCGCGTCCTCGACGCCTTCGAGCCCTACCCATCCGTGCGCGCTCACGACGGCTTCGACTTGATCTCTGCCTAG
- a CDS encoding YegP family protein encodes MKEDEDMTFRILKATSGQWFFRIVSSNGNVLAHSETYINKSDARTSAQTIINQAGGGKIVE; translated from the coding sequence ATGAAAGAAGACGAAGACATGACCTTCCGCATCCTCAAGGCGACGTCCGGGCAATGGTTCTTCCGAATCGTCTCCAGCAACGGCAATGTCCTCGCTCATAGCGAGACCTACATCAATAAGTCGGACGCGCGCACGTCGGCGCAGACGATCATCAACCAGGCGGGAGGGGGCAAGATCGTCGAGTAG
- a CDS encoding DUF742 domain-containing protein, whose amino-acid sequence MTRHALPDDGPFIRPFLVTAGRTRPVQPTLRVDALITTLPAAGSARLTFEAKQVADLCRTPKSVAEVATAIGVPLGVARVLIADLVAAGLLACGPVPELDLSALERIRELVHAL is encoded by the coding sequence ATGACCAGACACGCGCTGCCCGACGACGGCCCGTTCATCCGGCCCTTCCTGGTCACCGCGGGCCGCACCCGCCCGGTCCAGCCGACACTGCGGGTCGACGCGCTGATCACCACCCTGCCCGCCGCCGGGTCCGCCCGGCTCACCTTCGAGGCCAAGCAGGTCGCCGACCTGTGCCGCACCCCGAAGTCGGTCGCCGAGGTGGCGACCGCGATCGGCGTGCCGCTCGGCGTCGCCCGAGTGCTGATCGCGGACCTGGTGGCGGCCGGGCTGCTGGCCTGCGGACCGGTCCCGGAGCTCGACTTGTCCGCGCTGGAAAGGATTCGCGAGCTTGTCCATGCGCTCTGA
- a CDS encoding helix-turn-helix domain-containing protein, which produces MSRSDDRSALADLLAQLKDRSGLSYAALARKTNISRSSVHRFCSGAGLPPDFGTVERIATACGASKADLDSLYRLWSHTAQSPAEEPLAEATEPTPGTPEPGPSVEAPAAPRSRHGAVRWIAAAAAVALAVLALAVVGTSGGEPTGPAEPTADSAPPWTQAPAAVSPHFFGVTINSSTGAMPTFRVGAVRLWDSRTRWANLQPRRGQFDWSILDRLVAGAQAQGLPVLFTIGGTPEWAAPTSPRSTYADGSRTGPPDDLADWDAFIRTLAERYQDRIQAYELWVVANDSRFFSGDPATLAEMTARASKIIKAVDRRAAVICPSMGRLWENEGRTWFERFAATRAYDHCDAAGVKLHQRQASDPPETLAELITLIDRTFHKAGIHPKVWNTGTSYETALAAPLDEDTAADHAVRFYLAGLYGQVNRMYFYSWGGVKLPIVLQRDGGPPTRAALHVEELQRWLRDAAIESCGHGTGYGLPASVWQCRFRGADGRPFLIVWAERGSARMPAPPGVREIRHLDGTTTAQAADLPVTTRPILVTL; this is translated from the coding sequence GTGTCACGGTCGGACGACAGATCCGCGCTCGCGGACCTGCTCGCGCAGCTGAAGGACCGCAGCGGTCTGAGCTACGCGGCGCTGGCACGCAAGACCAACATCAGCCGGTCATCGGTGCACCGGTTCTGCAGCGGTGCGGGCCTGCCGCCCGACTTCGGCACGGTTGAGCGGATCGCCACCGCGTGCGGGGCGAGCAAGGCAGACTTGGACTCGCTGTACCGGCTGTGGTCCCATACGGCCCAGTCGCCCGCCGAGGAGCCCCTGGCTGAGGCGACCGAACCCACTCCGGGCACGCCCGAGCCGGGACCGTCCGTCGAGGCGCCCGCCGCCCCGCGGTCCCGGCACGGCGCGGTGCGCTGGATCGCCGCGGCGGCCGCTGTCGCGCTGGCGGTCCTCGCGCTCGCGGTGGTGGGCACGAGCGGGGGCGAGCCGACCGGTCCCGCCGAACCGACCGCCGACAGCGCGCCGCCGTGGACGCAGGCGCCCGCGGCGGTCTCTCCGCACTTCTTCGGGGTGACGATCAACAGCTCCACCGGCGCCATGCCGACCTTCCGGGTGGGCGCGGTCCGGCTGTGGGACAGCCGCACCCGGTGGGCGAACCTGCAGCCCCGCCGCGGCCAGTTCGACTGGTCGATCCTGGACCGCCTCGTCGCGGGAGCCCAGGCGCAGGGCCTTCCCGTGCTGTTCACCATCGGCGGCACCCCCGAGTGGGCCGCGCCGACGAGCCCGCGCTCGACCTATGCCGACGGCTCCCGGACTGGTCCGCCGGACGATCTGGCCGACTGGGACGCCTTCATCCGGACGCTGGCCGAGCGGTACCAGGACCGGATCCAGGCCTACGAGCTGTGGGTCGTCGCCAACGACAGCCGCTTCTTCAGCGGCGACCCCGCGACTCTGGCCGAGATGACGGCCCGGGCCAGCAAGATCATCAAGGCCGTCGACCGGCGTGCCGCGGTCATCTGCCCCTCCATGGGCAGGCTGTGGGAGAACGAGGGCCGCACGTGGTTCGAGCGCTTCGCCGCGACCCGCGCCTACGATCACTGCGACGCGGCCGGGGTGAAGCTGCACCAGCGGCAGGCGTCGGACCCGCCGGAGACGCTGGCGGAACTGATCACCCTGATCGACCGCACGTTCCACAAGGCGGGCATACACCCGAAGGTGTGGAACACGGGGACGAGCTACGAGACGGCGCTGGCCGCGCCGCTGGACGAGGACACCGCGGCCGACCACGCCGTGCGCTTCTACCTCGCGGGCCTGTACGGGCAGGTCAACCGGATGTACTTCTACAGTTGGGGCGGGGTGAAGCTGCCCATCGTCCTGCAACGCGACGGCGGCCCCCCGACCCGCGCCGCCCTGCACGTCGAGGAGCTCCAGCGCTGGCTGCGGGACGCGGCGATCGAGTCGTGCGGGCACGGGACCGGGTACGGACTGCCCGCATCGGTGTGGCAGTGCCGATTCCGAGGAGCCGACGGAAGGCCGTTCCTCATCGTGTGGGCAGAGCGCGGGTCGGCTCGGATGCCCGCGCCGCCGGGTGTGCGGGAGATCCGCCACCTCGACGGGACGACGACGGCGCAGGCGGCGGATCTCCCAGTGACGACCCGGCCGATCCTGGTCACGCTCTGA
- a CDS encoding Imm1 family immunity protein codes for MISLLRSRGVSIPGDDVDHLMHVLTTTAPFGATLRTTDGGGVASELVVGIHDNRGALYYSDDTGSWYTHGPTPDDHGPVYAEVDFPDHSEIPAADIRAALTEYVHKQARPIGVTWKQDPFAG; via the coding sequence TTGATCTCGCTGCTGCGGTCGCGCGGAGTCTCGATCCCTGGGGACGACGTCGACCACCTCATGCACGTCCTGACCACCACGGCCCCGTTCGGCGCCACCCTCCGAACCACCGACGGCGGTGGCGTCGCCAGCGAACTCGTCGTCGGCATCCACGACAACCGGGGCGCCCTCTACTACAGCGACGACACCGGCTCCTGGTACACCCACGGCCCCACCCCCGACGACCACGGCCCGGTCTACGCCGAGGTCGACTTCCCCGACCACAGCGAAATTCCCGCCGCCGACATCCGGGCCGCGCTCACCGAGTACGTCCACAAACAAGCTCGGCCAATCGGCGTCACCTGGAAGCAGGACCCATTCGCCGGCTGA
- a CDS encoding sensor histidine kinase — MTERRRGSVRGRLTQLLAVALTIVLSLIGYAMTVEVRSYRAVTAAVESVSLALGVQGVVHQLQRERGLTLGLLGGDDRFAEGLAQQRRQTDSAVAALRGELDRGVPRGGEELSAAVRGLDKLVTVRAGADARTGKRAETFDFYTSAISGLSDVVLTSEDTTDPGLRRGLEALRTLGDVKESVGRERGFLSGVFAVGWFSGDEYVRFTEIRATKLAAAAEFERLATGPQKDAFAAAQRTQAGQQAARLEQVALLGAAGPLPEEVDPMLWFDSITTVIDDLRDVQTSVGDDITAHAKVLHREAETDVILAILVAFLAVVVLVWLVMRSIRSITVPLAKLAKDADTVASTGLPAAIAAVQAGHTGVDDDPVRVDAEACGEIVALAQSIDRVRTSAMTLAGEQALLRHNARQSLANLGHRNQNLLRRQISAISEFEQTELDPDALGKLFLLDHLATRMRRNAESLLVLVGETSPRRSGTPLPVVDVIRAALSEVEEYTRVELRGIDPVFISGSVVTEVAHLLAELIENGLSFSPPDRAVEIQGRRTKNGYLLVVTDYGIGMSAEQLDAANAKFRGVDPFLVAPTKFLGHYVIGMLAATLDIGVRLVESPTSGVSARVLLPTKLLAEAPVEPLPVIVRTRPSKALDDVPPSSGRTRNGLAKRTRRPAPEPVRPSAVETTNGRSPDDVRSMLSSFRNGHQRGTNRTSEQDTA, encoded by the coding sequence ATGACCGAGCGTAGACGTGGTTCTGTTCGTGGCAGGCTGACCCAACTGCTGGCCGTGGCGCTGACCATCGTGCTCAGCCTGATCGGCTACGCGATGACCGTCGAGGTGCGCAGCTACCGGGCGGTCACGGCGGCGGTCGAGTCGGTTTCGCTCGCGTTGGGGGTGCAAGGGGTCGTTCACCAGTTGCAGCGGGAGCGGGGGCTGACTCTCGGGTTGTTGGGGGGCGACGACCGGTTCGCCGAGGGGCTCGCTCAGCAGCGGCGCCAGACCGACAGCGCGGTGGCGGCCTTGCGCGGCGAGCTTGACCGTGGGGTCCCGCGGGGCGGGGAGGAGCTTTCCGCGGCTGTGCGGGGGCTCGACAAGCTGGTGACCGTGCGGGCGGGCGCCGACGCGCGGACCGGGAAGCGGGCGGAGACCTTCGACTTCTACACCTCCGCGATCTCCGGGCTCAGCGACGTGGTCCTGACCTCTGAGGACACCACCGACCCGGGCCTGCGCCGCGGGTTGGAGGCGCTGCGGACGTTGGGGGACGTCAAGGAGTCGGTGGGGCGGGAACGCGGGTTCCTCAGCGGCGTGTTCGCCGTCGGCTGGTTCTCCGGGGACGAGTACGTCCGGTTCACCGAGATCCGCGCGACCAAGCTGGCCGCGGCGGCCGAGTTCGAGCGGTTGGCGACCGGCCCGCAGAAGGACGCCTTCGCCGCCGCGCAGCGGACGCAGGCCGGGCAGCAGGCGGCGCGGTTGGAGCAGGTGGCTTTGCTGGGCGCCGCTGGGCCGCTGCCCGAGGAAGTCGACCCGATGCTGTGGTTCGACTCCATCACCACGGTCATCGACGACCTGCGCGACGTGCAGACCTCCGTCGGCGACGACATCACCGCGCACGCCAAGGTGTTGCACCGCGAGGCCGAGACCGACGTCATCCTCGCCATCCTGGTGGCCTTCCTGGCCGTGGTCGTGTTGGTGTGGCTGGTGATGAGGAGCATCCGCTCGATCACCGTCCCCCTCGCCAAGCTGGCCAAGGACGCCGACACCGTCGCCTCCACGGGCCTTCCCGCGGCCATCGCCGCCGTGCAGGCCGGGCACACCGGCGTCGACGACGATCCCGTGCGGGTCGACGCCGAGGCCTGCGGCGAGATCGTCGCGCTGGCGCAGTCGATCGACCGGGTCCGCACGTCGGCGATGACGTTGGCCGGTGAGCAGGCGCTGTTGCGGCACAACGCCCGGCAGTCGCTGGCGAATCTGGGGCACCGCAACCAGAACCTGCTCCGCAGGCAGATCAGCGCGATCAGCGAGTTCGAGCAGACCGAGCTCGACCCGGACGCGCTGGGCAAGCTGTTCCTGCTCGACCACCTGGCGACCCGGATGCGGCGCAACGCCGAGAGCCTGCTGGTCCTGGTCGGCGAAACCAGCCCGAGACGGTCCGGCACACCGCTTCCGGTGGTGGACGTCATCCGCGCCGCACTGTCCGAAGTGGAGGAATACACCCGAGTCGAGCTGCGCGGCATCGACCCGGTGTTCATCTCCGGCTCCGTGGTCACGGAGGTGGCGCACCTGCTCGCCGAGCTGATCGAGAACGGCCTGTCGTTCTCCCCACCCGACCGCGCCGTCGAAATCCAGGGCAGGCGCACGAAAAACGGCTACCTGCTGGTCGTCACCGACTACGGCATCGGCATGTCCGCCGAGCAGCTCGACGCGGCGAACGCCAAGTTCCGCGGTGTCGACCCGTTCCTGGTGGCGCCCACGAAGTTCCTTGGCCACTACGTGATCGGCATGCTCGCGGCCACTTTGGACATCGGGGTCCGACTCGTCGAGTCGCCCACTTCCGGTGTGAGCGCCCGAGTTCTGCTCCCCACGAAACTACTGGCCGAGGCACCCGTGGAGCCGCTACCTGTGATCGTGCGCACCCGCCCGTCCAAAGCCCTCGACGACGTGCCGCCCAGCAGCGGACGCACCCGCAACGGGCTGGCCAAGCGGACCCGCAGGCCCGCCCCGGAACCCGTCCGCCCCTCCGCTGTCGAGACCACGAACGGCCGCTCCCCCGACGACGTCCGCTCGATGCTGTCGTCGTTCCGCAACGGCCACCAGCGCGGCACCAACCGCACGAGCGAACAGGACACCGCATGA
- a CDS encoding alpha/beta fold hydrolase yields the protein MPIADLGDRKLHYIRRGEGAPLLLIQGMAGHHAIWGEPFLSLLEQHYDVLAFDHRGIGESDRADEPFTVAEMAQDAAKLMAAVGWDHAHVLGISMGGMVAQELAVRHRDRVRTLTLGCTYAGPDGGSLRAPGPLRMVEAMNTGDVAKILRAGYEANLSPAFRADESRFTRFTEVSLSVRVPSPVILLQFQAILQHDAVAGLRTLDVPTLVVHGTADEMILPVNGQHVASLVPDVRLETMDGVGHLFWWEQPERSAELVRGHAR from the coding sequence GTGCCGATCGCTGACCTGGGTGACCGCAAGCTGCACTACATCCGCCGCGGCGAGGGCGCTCCGCTGCTGCTGATCCAGGGCATGGCCGGTCACCACGCCATCTGGGGCGAGCCGTTCCTGTCGCTGCTCGAACAGCACTACGACGTCCTCGCGTTCGACCACCGCGGCATCGGCGAGAGCGACCGGGCCGACGAGCCGTTCACCGTGGCCGAGATGGCTCAGGACGCGGCGAAGCTCATGGCCGCCGTGGGCTGGGACCACGCGCACGTGCTGGGCATCTCGATGGGCGGCATGGTGGCCCAGGAACTCGCCGTTCGGCACCGCGACCGGGTCCGCACGCTCACCTTGGGCTGCACCTACGCCGGGCCGGACGGCGGTTCACTACGGGCGCCGGGCCCGCTGCGCATGGTCGAGGCGATGAACACCGGCGACGTCGCCAAGATCCTGCGCGCGGGCTACGAGGCGAACCTGTCCCCCGCGTTCCGCGCCGATGAATCCCGGTTCACGCGGTTCACCGAGGTTTCGCTGTCCGTGCGCGTCCCGTCGCCGGTGATCCTCCTGCAGTTCCAGGCCATCCTCCAGCACGACGCCGTGGCGGGGCTGCGGACTCTCGACGTGCCCACGCTCGTCGTGCACGGCACCGCGGACGAGATGATCCTGCCGGTGAACGGGCAGCACGTGGCGAGCCTGGTGCCCGACGTCCGCCTGGAGACGATGGACGGGGTCGGGCACCTGTTCTGGTGGGAACAGCCCGAACGCAGCGCTGAGCTGGTCCGAGGACACGCCCGCTGA